The proteins below come from a single Triticum aestivum cultivar Chinese Spring chromosome 5D, IWGSC CS RefSeq v2.1, whole genome shotgun sequence genomic window:
- the LOC123123150 gene encoding uncharacterized protein — protein MAGRASVDSPGDASPWPASILLAQEAYVAASRNHTTATAKSRVDHTVEVTFWIADPPAVSFYTFHCSKPPTSDSDSEDAADLQVQPHLVGAEGRFVVIRTFFASGDGDFEYFIYKGDPRSPSLESVPLPDDDRLHGACEFGIVPRGDGDHYLLIALCDTATLKDYRLHIYSSEDRAWRTKELLNPCPGVLTITQDKVMLLRDGVLVWVDLLCGMLVCDVLQEREPLHTRYIPLPEPLPRNREQILKQLIPGAGVRRIRDVAYVDGLIKFVEMEHRVTVTEIVEVPPEKPSDPRNKTVLYDSDLIMLYKHKHVDNKPKTLRTMHGWSAMTWTREIGSDCWLKGVIVDADDILVDDSAFSGLLSGQRNESAGSLAFKNMHSACPTLNTESGSTWGAPFWKIFSFVSNVPSVCIGEPSKNDSWH, from the exons ATGGCGGGCCGCGCCTCGGTCGATTCCCCCGGCGACGCCTCCCCCTGGCCGGCGTCGATTCTCCTCGCCCAGGAGGCGTACGTCGCCGCCAGCAGGAACCACACCACGGCCACAGCCAAATCGAGGGTCGACCACACCGTGGAGGTCACCTTCTGGATCGCCGACCCGCCGGCGGTGTCCTTCTACACGTTCCACTGCTCCAAGCCCCCCacctccgactccgactccgaggACGCCGCCGACTTGCAAGTTCAGCCTCACCTGGTCGGCGCGGAGGGCCGATTCGTCGTCATCCGCACCTTCTTCGCTTCCGGAGACGGCGACTTTGAATACTTCATCTACAAGGGCGACCCCAGGTCCCCGTCCCTCGAAAGCGTCCCGCTTCCTGATGATGATAGGCTGCACGGAGCCTGCGAGTTTGGGATCGTGCCCCGCGGGGACGGCGACCATTATCTCCTGATTGCGCTCTGTGACACGGCGACCTTGAAGGATTACCGACTACACATCTACTCGTCTGAGGACAGAGCATGGAGGACCAAGGAGCTGCTCAATCCATGTCCTGGGGTCCTTACGATTACACAGGACAAGGTGATGCTGCTCCGAGATGGCGTGCTGGTGTGGGTCGATTTGCTGTGCGGCATGCTGGTGTGTGACGTACTTCAAGAACGAGAACCCCTTCACACGCGCTACATCCCATTGCCTGAGCCATTGCCTAGAAACAGAGAACAAATTTTGAAGCAGTTAATCCCGGGAGCTGGCGTCAGGCGTATTCGGGATGTCGCCTATGTCGATGGTCTGATCAAGTTTGTTGAGATGGAACACCGCGTCACTGTAACAGAGATTGTAGAGGTTCCTCCTGAAAAGCCGTCTGACCCCAGGAACAAGACTGTGCTCTATGATTCTGACTTGATCATGCTCTACAAGCACAAACATGTGGACAACAAGCCCAAGACACTGCGCACAATGCATGGTTGGAGTGCCATGACATGGACTAGGGAGATTGGGTCTGACTGTTGGCTCAAGGGAGTCATTGTTGATGCTGATGACATTTTGGTCGATGACTCGGCGTTTTCGGGCTTACTCTCTGGCCAAAGGAATGAATCCGCCGGGAGCTTGGCTTTCAAGAACATGCACTCGGCTTGCCCCACCCTGAACACTGAAAGTGGAAGCACCTGGGGCGCACCCTTTTGGAAAATATTCTCCTTCGTGTCAAATGTTCCTTCCGTGTGCATTGGTGAACCATCTAAAAATGACTCCTG GCATTAA